A genome region from Flavobacterium sp. includes the following:
- the murF gene encoding UDP-N-acetylmuramoyl-tripeptide--D-alanyl-D-alanine ligase: MNIQEIHNLFLKCRSLSIDTRKIEKDSMFFAIKGENFDANTFAQQALDLGALYVIIDNDSYFIDERTILVNNSLETLQELAKFHRNYLKLPIVALTGSNGKTTTKELINIVLSQKFKTKATIGNLNNHIGVPLTLLSFTKETEIGIVEMGANHKKEIEFLCAIAQPDFGYITNFGKAHLEGFGGVQGVIEGKSEMYQYLTKNNKIAFVNLEDPIQIERSNGIKSFTFGINKENADLNIKDIQANPFVVINYNDFAIKSHLIGLYNANNINAAAAIGKYFEVDESAIKHAIENYIPENNRSQLLKKGSNDIILDAYNANPSSMAVAITNFLQLENQNKIMILGDMFELGDESKQEHKIIVDSLLGQTESICYLIGKSFYENKIENDKVIFFETFDAFAEFLKTINFKDNTILIKGSRGMALERTLEYIS, translated from the coding sequence ATGAATATTCAGGAAATTCATAACTTGTTTTTAAAATGCAGATCTCTTTCGATTGATACACGAAAAATTGAAAAAGATTCTATGTTTTTTGCTATAAAAGGCGAAAATTTTGATGCCAATACTTTTGCTCAGCAGGCACTTGATTTAGGTGCTTTGTATGTTATTATTGACAATGATTCTTATTTTATAGATGAAAGAACTATTTTGGTTAATAATAGCTTAGAAACGCTTCAGGAACTTGCAAAATTCCATCGTAATTATTTGAAACTGCCTATTGTTGCTCTTACCGGAAGCAATGGAAAAACAACCACAAAAGAGCTTATAAACATTGTTTTGTCGCAAAAGTTTAAAACCAAAGCTACTATTGGAAATTTAAATAATCATATTGGTGTTCCTTTAACTTTGCTTTCTTTTACAAAAGAAACTGAAATAGGAATCGTTGAAATGGGGGCGAACCATAAAAAAGAAATTGAATTTTTATGTGCAATTGCCCAGCCGGATTTCGGATATATTACCAATTTTGGGAAAGCACATTTAGAAGGTTTTGGAGGTGTTCAGGGTGTTATTGAAGGCAAAAGCGAAATGTATCAATATTTGACAAAAAACAATAAAATTGCTTTTGTAAATCTTGAAGATCCCATACAAATCGAAAGATCAAACGGTATCAAGTCTTTTACTTTTGGCATTAATAAAGAAAATGCCGATTTGAATATTAAAGATATTCAGGCAAATCCTTTTGTGGTTATTAATTACAATGATTTTGCGATTAAATCACATTTAATTGGACTTTATAATGCTAATAATATTAATGCGGCTGCAGCGATTGGAAAATACTTTGAGGTCGATGAAAGTGCTATAAAACATGCAATTGAAAATTATATTCCGGAGAATAATAGATCTCAATTGTTAAAAAAAGGTTCTAATGATATTATTCTTGATGCATACAATGCAAATCCTAGTAGTATGGCTGTGGCAATTACTAATTTTCTGCAATTAGAAAATCAAAATAAAATAATGATTCTTGGTGATATGTTTGAGCTAGGAGATGAAAGCAAACAAGAACATAAAATTATTGTTGATTCTTTATTAGGTCAAACTGAATCAATTTGCTATTTAATTGGGAAATCATTCTACGAAAATAAAATCGAAAACGACAAGGTTATATTTTTTGAGACATTTGATGCTTTTGCAGAATTTTTAAAAACAATAAACTTTAAAGATAATACGATATTGATAAAGGGTTCAAGAGGAATGGCTCTTGAACGAACTTTAGAATATATTTCATAA
- a CDS encoding TonB-dependent receptor: protein MKLTKLLIFCVSSLLFSVIAVAQDVTVNGMINDESGMPVPGATVVLKGTTKSTASDFDGKFQIQVPSNGVLTVTFIGYATVSEAVNGRTKITIQLKPESQSLNEVVVVGYGTQKKAVVTGAISSVKAADLEKVPNGRVEQALQGRVAGVTIASSSGQPGAGSTIRVRGITTFGDGGNNPLWVVDGNVVDAGGIGYLNQSDIESIEVLKDAASAAIYGTRAATGVILVTTKKGKSGKITVNYNGFAGVSSPAKKLDLLNATEYATIMNEKSVADGGGILYSNPAAFGKGTNWQDAIFNDSAFRYTHELSISGGGEFSTFYASFGIQDQEGIVATEISNYTKKNFRLNSSHKISKYFNFGQTFGYTRQKTVGIGNTNSEFGGPLSSAINLDPLTPIVVTDPAVANAAPYSTNPVVRDANGNPYGISSVVGQEMTNPLGYIQTRLGRYGWSDDFVGNAYLEALITPHLKVRSTLGGKLSYWGDQGFTPVYFLSANVNVLKNSYYQNNNKSFNWNIENVITYSNKFGDHNVSVLAGQGSYVDNIGGYVGATMFGLPITSYKDASFKFDIPQADRNSATDDFIQHKVTSLFGRLNYDYMEKYLVTGVIRRDGSTRFGENHKFGVFPSFSLGWVVSKEGFWKENNVVNTLKLRGGYGIVGNDQVADFRYISLVSGGYNYSFGNTGAITTGYANVTLDNPDLKWEETSQASIGLDARLFNDFTVTLDFYKKKTTGILRPVVIPGYVGVAEQPWANVADMNNSGVEFELSWKKKLGDFNLGVNGNVAYLKNEITYVGKDNQFIIGDASFQSMGPVTRTQVGHSYNEFYGYKTAGIFQNQAEINAYTNAAGGLIQPNAKPGDFRWVDSNGDGSISDDDKQFLGTSIPKYTFGLTLNLDYKGFDFMTFVQGAAGSKIFQGLRRLDILNANYQTEALGRWTGEGTSNDYPRLANNDSNGNFSKMSDFYLESGDYARLKIVQVGYTLPVNLSTKIGADKIRFYLTGENLYTITKYTGYDPEIGGQVFGVDRGVYPQARTFMLGANVQF, encoded by the coding sequence ATGAAATTAACAAAATTACTTATTTTTTGTGTTTCGTCTTTGTTATTCTCGGTTATAGCTGTGGCTCAGGATGTCACGGTAAATGGAATGATAAACGATGAGAGTGGAATGCCGGTTCCGGGCGCAACTGTTGTATTAAAGGGTACAACAAAGTCGACGGCGTCAGATTTTGACGGGAAATTCCAAATTCAAGTGCCTTCAAACGGAGTTTTGACAGTTACTTTTATAGGATACGCTACAGTATCTGAAGCTGTAAACGGAAGAACAAAAATTACAATTCAATTAAAGCCAGAATCACAATCATTAAATGAGGTTGTGGTAGTAGGTTACGGAACTCAAAAGAAAGCAGTAGTTACAGGTGCAATTTCTAGTGTAAAAGCTGCTGATTTAGAGAAAGTGCCAAACGGAAGAGTTGAACAAGCATTACAAGGGCGTGTTGCCGGTGTAACTATCGCTTCAAGTTCAGGTCAGCCAGGTGCAGGATCTACAATCCGTGTACGTGGTATTACAACTTTTGGTGACGGTGGAAATAATCCTCTTTGGGTTGTTGACGGTAACGTTGTTGATGCTGGTGGAATTGGTTACTTAAATCAGTCAGACATTGAGTCTATTGAGGTACTTAAAGATGCTGCGTCTGCTGCTATTTATGGTACACGTGCTGCAACTGGGGTTATCTTAGTTACAACTAAAAAAGGTAAATCAGGAAAAATTACAGTAAACTATAATGGTTTTGCAGGTGTATCTTCTCCAGCAAAAAAATTAGATTTATTGAATGCTACTGAGTATGCTACTATTATGAACGAAAAATCAGTTGCTGATGGAGGAGGAATTTTATATTCTAACCCAGCTGCATTTGGTAAAGGAACAAACTGGCAAGATGCTATTTTTAATGACAGCGCTTTCAGATACACTCACGAATTAAGTATTAGTGGTGGTGGAGAATTCTCTACTTTCTATGCTTCATTTGGTATTCAGGATCAAGAAGGTATCGTTGCAACAGAAATTTCTAACTATACTAAAAAGAATTTCCGTTTAAACTCTTCTCATAAAATTTCTAAATATTTCAATTTCGGACAGACTTTTGGTTATACAAGACAAAAAACTGTGGGAATCGGAAATACAAACAGTGAGTTTGGAGGTCCTTTAAGTTCTGCTATCAACCTTGATCCATTAACTCCAATTGTAGTTACAGATCCTGCTGTTGCAAATGCTGCTCCTTACTCTACAAACCCTGTAGTTCGCGATGCAAACGGAAATCCTTATGGAATTTCTAGCGTTGTTGGTCAGGAGATGACAAACCCATTAGGATACATCCAAACAAGATTAGGAAGATATGGATGGTCTGATGATTTCGTAGGTAATGCTTACTTAGAAGCTCTTATTACTCCACATTTAAAAGTTAGATCTACATTAGGAGGTAAACTTTCATACTGGGGAGACCAAGGATTTACTCCTGTATATTTCTTAAGTGCAAACGTGAATGTTCTTAAAAACAGTTATTACCAAAACAATAACAAATCATTCAACTGGAACATAGAGAACGTTATTACTTACTCAAACAAATTTGGAGATCACAACGTAAGCGTTTTAGCTGGTCAGGGATCTTATGTTGACAATATTGGTGGATATGTAGGAGCTACAATGTTTGGTTTACCTATTACAAGTTATAAAGATGCTTCTTTCAAATTTGATATTCCACAAGCAGACAGAAACAGTGCTACAGATGATTTCATTCAGCATAAAGTAACTTCTTTATTTGGTCGTTTAAACTACGATTATATGGAGAAATATCTTGTAACAGGGGTTATTCGTCGTGATGGATCAACTCGTTTTGGAGAAAATCATAAATTTGGAGTTTTCCCTTCATTCTCTTTAGGATGGGTAGTTTCAAAAGAAGGTTTCTGGAAAGAAAACAATGTAGTTAATACATTAAAACTTAGAGGAGGTTACGGAATTGTAGGTAACGATCAGGTAGCTGACTTTAGATATATTTCATTAGTATCAGGAGGTTATAACTATTCTTTCGGAAACACTGGTGCTATTACTACAGGTTATGCTAACGTAACTCTTGACAACCCTGATTTGAAATGGGAAGAAACTTCTCAGGCAAGTATTGGTCTTGATGCAAGATTATTTAATGATTTTACTGTAACTTTAGACTTCTATAAAAAGAAAACAACAGGTATCTTAAGACCAGTTGTAATTCCAGGATATGTTGGGGTTGCAGAACAGCCATGGGCAAACGTTGCTGATATGAACAACAGCGGTGTGGAGTTTGAATTAAGCTGGAAGAAAAAATTAGGTGATTTTAACTTAGGAGTGAACGGAAACGTAGCTTACTTGAAAAATGAAATTACTTACGTAGGTAAAGACAATCAATTCATTATTGGAGACGCTTCTTTCCAATCTATGGGGCCTGTAACAAGAACTCAGGTAGGTCATTCATACAATGAATTCTACGGATACAAAACAGCAGGAATTTTCCAAAATCAAGCTGAGATCAATGCTTATACAAATGCTGCAGGAGGTTTAATTCAGCCAAATGCTAAACCAGGGGATTTCCGTTGGGTTGATTCAAATGGTGACGGATCTATTTCTGATGATGACAAACAATTCTTAGGAACAAGTATTCCTAAATATACTTTCGGTTTAACATTAAACTTAGATTACAAAGGATTTGATTTTATGACATTCGTTCAAGGTGCTGCAGGAAGCAAAATCTTCCAGGGATTACGCAGATTAGATATCTTGAATGCTAACTATCAAACAGAAGCTTTAGGTCGTTGGACAGGAGAAGGAACTTCAAATGACTACCCAAGACTTGCTAACAATGATAGTAACGGTAACTTCAGCAAAATGTCTGATTTCTATTTAGAAAGTGGAGATTATGCTCGTTTGAAAATTGTTCAGGTAGGATATACTCTTCCAGTTAATCTTTCTACAAAAATTGGAGCAGACAAAATTCGTTTCTACTTAACAGGTGAGAACTTATACACTATTACAAAATATACAGGATACGATCCAGAAATTGGAGGTCAGGTATTTGGTGTAGACAGAGGTGTTTATCCACAAGCAAGAACATTCATGCTTGGAGCGAACGTACAATTTTAA
- the gldJ gene encoding gliding motility lipoprotein GldJ, whose amino-acid sequence MKVNKIVVLQLMMSMVLMLGTASCSKKSSSSHASRATGWDVDSQNGTAARNAGKKQQAGPGLVFVEGGTFTMGKVQDDVMHDWNNTPTQQHVQSFYMDETEVTNGMYLEYLEWLKKVFPPTEENYKNIYEGASPDTLVWRNRLGYNETMTNNYLRHPSYADYPVVGVNWIQAVEFSKWRTDRVNEAVLEKNGYLKKGAKTQDVSAESIFNTETYVASPTSTYGGNEELVLKKNPSGKRTKPGKDGAVEEKNVYAQRSSGIILPEYRLPTEAEWEYAAAADVGQREYNIYKGQKKYPWSGDYTRSAKRKNKGDQLANFKQGNGDYGGIAGWSDDGADITNKVKSYAANDFGLYDMAGNVAEWVADVYRPIIDNEANDFNYYRGNQYAKNKIGKDGKIEIVTTASIKYDTLSNGKVIARNLPGEIAQVPVDEQETYLRQNFSTSDNINYRDGDKQSSRFFDFGDSESGPKPDQAMYNSPKHNVTVDSLGKMIRKYDNSSKRTTLIDDKVRVYKGGSWRDRAYWLDPAQRRYFPQDMATDYIGFRCAMSRVGAKTERRKSPRN is encoded by the coding sequence ATGAAAGTAAACAAAATTGTAGTCTTGCAATTAATGATGTCAATGGTATTGATGTTGGGCACGGCTAGTTGTAGCAAAAAATCGAGTTCGAGCCATGCTTCTAGAGCAACAGGTTGGGATGTAGATAGTCAGAATGGAACAGCTGCTAGAAATGCTGGAAAAAAACAACAGGCTGGACCTGGTTTAGTTTTTGTTGAAGGAGGTACGTTTACAATGGGTAAAGTACAGGATGATGTTATGCACGATTGGAATAACACGCCAACTCAGCAACACGTTCAATCATTCTACATGGATGAAACCGAAGTTACCAATGGTATGTACTTAGAATACCTAGAGTGGTTAAAGAAAGTTTTCCCTCCAACAGAAGAAAATTACAAGAATATTTACGAAGGTGCATCGCCAGATACATTAGTTTGGAGAAATCGTTTAGGTTACAACGAAACGATGACTAATAACTATTTAAGACATCCATCTTATGCTGATTACCCAGTAGTTGGTGTTAACTGGATTCAGGCTGTTGAATTTAGTAAATGGAGAACAGACCGTGTAAACGAGGCTGTTTTAGAGAAAAACGGATATCTTAAAAAAGGTGCTAAAACTCAGGATGTAAGTGCAGAAAGTATATTTAATACTGAAACTTATGTAGCTTCTCCAACTTCAACTTATGGAGGAAATGAGGAATTAGTTTTAAAGAAAAACCCATCAGGAAAAAGAACTAAACCTGGAAAAGATGGTGCTGTTGAAGAGAAAAATGTGTACGCACAACGTTCTTCAGGGATTATCTTACCTGAGTACAGACTTCCTACCGAAGCAGAGTGGGAATATGCTGCTGCTGCTGATGTAGGACAAAGAGAATACAATATTTACAAAGGACAAAAGAAATATCCTTGGTCTGGAGATTATACACGTTCAGCTAAACGTAAAAACAAAGGGGATCAATTGGCTAACTTTAAACAAGGAAACGGTGATTACGGTGGAATTGCAGGATGGTCTGATGACGGTGCTGATATCACTAATAAAGTAAAAAGTTATGCTGCAAATGATTTCGGTCTTTACGATATGGCAGGTAACGTAGCAGAATGGGTTGCCGATGTTTACAGACCTATTATTGATAACGAAGCTAACGACTTTAACTACTATAGAGGTAACCAATATGCTAAAAACAAAATTGGTAAAGATGGTAAAATTGAAATCGTTACTACTGCTTCAATCAAATACGATACTTTAAGTAACGGTAAAGTTATCGCTAGAAACCTTCCTGGAGAAATTGCTCAGGTTCCGGTTGACGAGCAGGAAACTTACTTAAGACAAAACTTTAGTACAAGCGACAACATCAACTATAGAGATGGTGATAAACAATCTTCAAGATTCTTTGACTTTGGAGATTCTGAATCAGGTCCAAAACCAGATCAGGCTATGTACAACTCTCCTAAACACAATGTAACTGTTGACAGTTTAGGTAAAATGATTAGAAAATATGATAACTCTAGTAAACGTACTACTTTAATCGATGATAAAGTAAGAGTTTACAAAGGAGGTTCTTGGAGAGACAGAGCTTACTGGTTAGATCCGGCTCAAAGAAGATACTTCCCTCAAGATATGGCAACTGATTACATTGGATTTAGATGTGCAATGTCTAGAGTAGGTGCTAAAACTGAAAGAAGAAAATCACCAAGAAATTAA
- a CDS encoding RagB/SusD family nutrient uptake outer membrane protein, giving the protein MKNKFRYIYAVVALAALGGACSEDFVSIEPKGSFLSTSYYKDEQQATSALVGVYDPLRKNTGGFENMVAMMNAGSDDFYAGGGGASDGQGIQNFSTHSLTSLIIPGSFWNDHYQGIYRANVLLSKMDGVNMSDALKVRFTGEAKALRALYYFNLVRMFKNIPLILEPLTTSTMLNVEQSAPTAVYAQIEKDLVEAIPALPTTVDAATGSGRLTRGAAQAILGKVYLYDGKNAEAAAILAQVNGTPGQPNQYGNHLLADFDDLWVVANKFNAESLLEVSHTSAGNSDWGFWGSGRDEGNSLNVMVGPRGYSRPANSTAADLPSGWSFSVPTQKLYDAMKNDPRFAATIFDLKALKAAGKADYIPGYQDTGYFLNKFLPRKTDVRTGGGAAELNYKQNSYVIRLADTYLLEAEALGATGARAQALLDAVRARVGLASVPVTLAAIKNERRMELAGEGHRFFDLVRWGDAAAALSDRGFNAGTDEIFPIPYVELTGTKLKQNPNYQ; this is encoded by the coding sequence ATGAAAAATAAATTTAGATATATATATGCTGTAGTAGCTTTGGCTGCTTTAGGAGGAGCTTGTTCTGAAGACTTCGTAAGTATAGAACCAAAAGGATCTTTCTTATCAACTAGTTACTACAAAGATGAGCAACAGGCTACATCAGCTCTTGTTGGGGTTTACGATCCTTTGAGAAAAAACACAGGTGGTTTTGAAAACATGGTTGCAATGATGAATGCTGGATCAGATGATTTCTACGCTGGAGGTGGTGGAGCTTCTGATGGTCAGGGGATTCAAAACTTCTCAACTCACTCATTAACTTCATTAATCATTCCGGGAAGTTTCTGGAATGATCACTACCAAGGTATTTACAGAGCAAACGTTTTGTTATCTAAAATGGACGGAGTTAATATGTCTGATGCTTTAAAAGTTAGATTCACAGGTGAAGCTAAAGCATTAAGAGCATTATACTATTTCAACTTAGTAAGAATGTTCAAAAACATTCCATTAATTCTTGAGCCTCTTACAACTTCAACAATGTTAAATGTAGAGCAGTCTGCACCAACAGCTGTTTACGCTCAAATCGAAAAAGATTTAGTTGAAGCTATTCCTGCTTTACCAACTACAGTTGATGCAGCTACAGGATCAGGTCGTTTAACAAGAGGAGCTGCTCAGGCAATCCTTGGGAAAGTGTATTTATATGACGGGAAAAATGCAGAAGCTGCTGCTATTCTTGCTCAGGTAAACGGTACACCTGGACAGCCAAATCAATATGGAAATCACTTATTAGCAGATTTCGATGATTTATGGGTAGTTGCTAATAAATTTAATGCTGAATCACTTCTTGAAGTGTCTCACACTAGTGCAGGAAACTCTGATTGGGGATTCTGGGGTTCTGGAAGAGATGAAGGAAACTCATTAAACGTAATGGTTGGGCCTAGAGGTTATTCTAGACCTGCAAACTCTACTGCAGCGGATCTTCCTTCTGGATGGAGTTTCAGTGTACCTACACAAAAACTTTACGATGCAATGAAAAATGACCCAAGATTTGCAGCTACTATTTTTGATTTAAAAGCTTTAAAAGCAGCTGGAAAAGCAGATTATATTCCTGGTTACCAAGACACAGGTTATTTCTTGAATAAATTTTTACCGAGAAAAACAGATGTACGTACAGGTGGTGGAGCTGCTGAGTTGAACTACAAACAAAACTCATATGTTATCAGATTAGCAGATACTTACTTATTAGAAGCTGAAGCACTAGGTGCTACTGGAGCTAGAGCTCAGGCTTTATTAGATGCAGTAAGAGCTAGAGTTGGTCTTGCTTCTGTTCCTGTAACATTAGCAGCAATTAAAAATGAAAGAAGAATGGAGCTTGCTGGAGAAGGACACAGATTCTTTGACTTAGTAAGATGGGGAGATGCTGCTGCTGCATTATCTGACAGAGGATTCAATGCTGGTACTGATGAGATTTTCCCAATTCCTTATGTAGAGTTAACAGGGACTAAATTGAAACAGAACCCTAACTACCAATAA
- a CDS encoding triple tyrosine motif-containing protein — MKLAKSYFYITFFTLFTISFFGQVKNIGLPDVRNYKRNEYKGGTQNWNIDQDKNGNLYFANNNGLLQFDGASWRKYPLPNLTSVRCLKIDKSGKIFVGGYNEFGYFEPNNKGKLQYTSLAKKVDKNKIKIIDFIWKIHSFNNQTIFQSFARAYIFTNGKLSILKAPKRFQFSFVVNNKLYFQDVEKGILEYKNGKLYTLPNTTSLNNTEIWAMYSIGKNKTLIITLEKGLFIYENNIVKPWNTEANSFVKKNNSLGGVIINNKFIVLNSVLDGIAISDFDGKIIQHINRKKGLQNNTVLTSFIDNKNNLWLGLDNGITFVNESSPFTYFGFSYDISTVYASVIHQGNLYVATNQGVFYHAWNNSFKEDVFKLVEGTTAQSWNVQVIDNELICANNRGALIIRGGQVTNIIDSKGYFGFKKIPNHDGFLIGSNYDGFAIFQKTANGFVYKNQVAGFDKSSNSFELDQSYLWLKKDESIYRMTLSEDLKRFSTIKKIDQLTPKYKNIGSLQKIDGRVYFQTNNHFFKYSTEQEIFYEDKNMSSLFKNIPVINALSEDSQSNLWYAYDESLGVLMKQNNGYKNIVAPFSNLTGNLVSNYLSVNTIDSKNIFIGLTDGLAHYDSELLNNFVTKPRAFIRSFSFPGDTIILGNNQSKKENIHIPYSSNHVRFTFSSPTYENLENVQFSYQLEPFDDKWSNWSTISIKEYTNLREGDYVMNVKVRNSYGVQSEPSTISFTVSPPWYRHFLALILYFILLIIAIYVTSSRIKMKIRKNKYYETIEQRRLYLEKESRIRQEQYDLEKEIEKLKNDKLQIKILAKDKELVNNSLQVVKKNKILNGIIHKLKEIDIEALDDSTKFQVSKLNKSIVKEVNTDKSWKDLEKHIKNVHFEFLKRLKEKYPTISPRELDLSTYLLMNMSTKEIAEIMNISTGGVELARYRLRKKLGLNKKENLIGFLMSI, encoded by the coding sequence ATGAAATTAGCAAAATCATATTTTTATATTACTTTTTTTACATTATTCACAATATCATTTTTTGGCCAGGTAAAAAACATCGGCCTGCCAGATGTAAGAAATTACAAGCGAAATGAATATAAAGGAGGAACTCAAAACTGGAATATCGATCAGGATAAAAACGGAAATCTGTATTTTGCCAATAATAATGGACTTTTACAATTTGACGGGGCATCCTGGAGAAAATATCCTCTGCCAAATCTAACTTCTGTCAGATGTTTAAAAATTGATAAATCCGGGAAAATTTTCGTTGGGGGTTATAACGAATTCGGATATTTTGAACCTAATAATAAAGGAAAACTTCAATACACCTCTTTAGCTAAAAAAGTAGACAAGAATAAAATCAAAATAATTGACTTTATCTGGAAAATACATTCATTTAATAATCAAACTATTTTTCAGTCATTTGCCAGAGCTTATATATTTACAAATGGCAAATTATCTATCCTAAAAGCACCTAAGCGATTTCAGTTTTCATTTGTTGTAAACAACAAACTCTATTTTCAAGATGTTGAAAAAGGAATTCTAGAATATAAAAACGGCAAACTTTATACTCTGCCAAATACGACAAGCTTAAACAATACCGAAATCTGGGCCATGTATTCTATCGGAAAAAACAAGACTTTAATTATCACGCTTGAAAAAGGATTGTTTATATATGAAAACAATATTGTTAAACCATGGAATACAGAAGCTAACAGCTTTGTAAAAAAGAACAACTCCTTAGGAGGGGTAATTATAAATAACAAATTCATCGTTTTAAATTCGGTACTAGACGGAATTGCCATCAGTGACTTTGATGGAAAAATAATTCAGCATATTAATAGAAAAAAAGGGCTTCAGAATAATACGGTTTTAACTTCATTTATTGACAACAAAAACAATTTATGGCTAGGACTTGATAACGGTATTACTTTCGTTAATGAAAGCTCTCCCTTTACTTACTTTGGTTTTAGCTATGATATTAGTACCGTATATGCATCAGTCATTCATCAGGGCAATCTTTACGTTGCAACGAATCAGGGTGTTTTTTATCACGCCTGGAACAACAGTTTCAAAGAAGATGTTTTTAAACTTGTTGAAGGTACAACCGCACAGTCATGGAATGTACAGGTAATAGATAATGAATTAATTTGCGCCAACAATAGAGGTGCTCTTATTATTAGAGGCGGACAAGTAACCAATATAATAGATTCTAAAGGATATTTTGGCTTCAAAAAAATCCCTAATCATGATGGCTTTCTTATTGGTTCGAATTATGACGGATTTGCGATTTTTCAAAAAACAGCTAATGGTTTTGTTTACAAAAATCAAGTCGCAGGTTTTGATAAATCTTCCAATAGTTTTGAACTGGATCAGTCTTATTTATGGCTTAAAAAAGATGAATCTATATATAGAATGACTTTAAGCGAAGATTTAAAACGATTTTCAACCATCAAAAAAATAGATCAATTAACTCCAAAATACAAGAACATCGGCAGCCTCCAAAAAATTGACGGTCGAGTGTATTTTCAAACTAATAATCATTTTTTTAAATATTCTACAGAACAGGAGATTTTTTATGAAGACAAGAACATGAGTAGTCTTTTTAAAAACATTCCTGTTATAAATGCATTAAGCGAAGATTCACAATCTAATTTATGGTATGCGTATGATGAATCTTTAGGAGTTTTAATGAAACAAAATAACGGATATAAAAATATTGTTGCGCCTTTCTCTAATCTTACAGGTAACTTGGTAAGCAATTATTTATCTGTAAATACAATAGATTCTAAAAATATTTTCATTGGATTAACAGATGGTTTAGCACATTATGATTCTGAACTATTAAACAACTTTGTTACGAAACCAAGAGCTTTTATCCGCAGTTTTTCATTTCCGGGTGACACTATAATTCTGGGAAATAACCAAAGTAAAAAAGAAAATATACATATACCGTATTCTTCAAACCATGTCCGCTTTACATTTTCGTCTCCAACTTATGAAAATTTGGAAAACGTTCAATTTTCGTATCAGTTAGAGCCTTTTGATGACAAATGGAGCAATTGGTCGACAATTTCTATAAAAGAGTATACAAACTTGCGAGAAGGTGATTATGTGATGAATGTAAAAGTGAGAAACAGCTACGGAGTACAATCTGAGCCATCGACAATCTCGTTTACAGTTTCTCCGCCTTGGTACAGACACTTTTTAGCTCTGATATTGTATTTTATTCTATTGATAATTGCAATTTATGTTACTTCTAGCAGAATCAAAATGAAGATTAGAAAGAACAAATACTATGAAACAATAGAACAAAGAAGACTTTATCTTGAAAAAGAGTCCAGAATTAGGCAGGAACAATATGACCTTGAAAAAGAAATTGAAAAATTGAAGAATGACAAGCTTCAGATTAAAATCTTAGCAAAAGATAAAGAACTAGTAAATAATTCATTACAAGTTGTAAAGAAAAATAAAATCTTAAACGGGATTATTCACAAACTAAAAGAAATTGATATCGAAGCTTTAGACGATTCAACAAAATTCCAGGTTAGCAAACTGAATAAGAGCATTGTAAAAGAGGTAAATACAGATAAAAGCTGGAAAGATTTAGAAAAACACATCAAAAACGTGCATTTTGAGTTCTTAAAACGCTTAAAAGAAAAATATCCAACTATTTCTCCTCGCGAACTCGATTTATCGACTTATTTATTAATGAATATGTCAACAAAAGAAATAGCCGAGATTATGAATATTTCGACCGGCGGCGTTGAATTAGCCCGTTATCGTCTTAGAAAGAAACTCGGTTTAAACAAAAAAGAAAACCTGATTGGTTTCTTAATGAGTATATAA